In one window of Leifsonia sp. Root112D2 DNA:
- a CDS encoding stealth family protein has protein sequence MAGSSATFNVALEPSLEPLEPGEEFGAQTGVDPAPRSWPQTHGRSDVLVRKGVAHLVNRRLTPHQAMVDDLLFVADVLRSAGLHFYLVRGNDERPVIAVDAALRARIERALAEACADEPMYAKRADAKKPPVLLADGSLSSSRKARLFRLYRPRLEPFGGLSYGSSMGVELQLWTFGDDLIDCGVENSLTRRMLPRTEAAPATVELYGVRWDTLRGMFDPHASDVLFDIDMVFSWVDGSDPEFQRRWAERMKGQTVGEGDDADARYRQIDELKYALRSIYLFAPWVRRIFIVTDSRRPEWLAEHPSVTIVRSEEFFSNPDALPTHNSQAVESQLQHIPGLSEHFIYSNDDMFFGRPVQPGMFFSSGGVTKFIEAGIRIGMGESDPTRSGFENSARVNRRLLRERFGTVITRHLEHAATPLRKSVLLQMEQEFPDEFARTQASTFRASDNISVTNSLYHYYALMTGRAVHQQAARVGYVDTTSRAGLAALPGMLKRRATDFFCLNDGSFPEVPAAERAELVQGFLSRYFAIPAPWENVLAENAGD, from the coding sequence ATGGCAGGAAGCAGTGCGACGTTCAACGTGGCGCTCGAGCCGTCGCTCGAGCCGCTGGAACCCGGCGAAGAATTCGGTGCTCAGACGGGTGTCGATCCGGCCCCACGCTCGTGGCCACAGACCCATGGTCGCTCTGATGTGCTCGTGCGCAAGGGCGTCGCGCATCTCGTCAATCGACGCCTCACCCCGCACCAGGCGATGGTCGATGATCTGCTCTTCGTCGCCGACGTGCTGCGTTCCGCCGGCCTCCACTTCTATCTCGTGCGCGGCAATGACGAACGCCCGGTCATCGCCGTCGACGCCGCCCTGCGCGCCCGCATCGAGCGCGCGCTCGCCGAAGCCTGCGCGGACGAACCGATGTACGCCAAACGGGCGGATGCCAAGAAACCGCCTGTGCTGCTGGCCGACGGTTCGCTCTCCTCCAGCCGCAAGGCCCGGCTGTTCCGTCTCTATCGACCGCGCCTCGAGCCGTTCGGCGGTCTCAGTTACGGTTCGTCGATGGGCGTCGAACTGCAGCTTTGGACCTTCGGCGATGACCTGATCGACTGCGGCGTCGAGAACTCATTGACCAGGCGCATGCTGCCCCGCACGGAAGCGGCCCCCGCCACGGTGGAGCTCTATGGCGTGCGCTGGGATACCCTGCGGGGCATGTTCGACCCGCACGCCTCCGATGTGCTCTTCGACATCGACATGGTGTTCTCCTGGGTCGACGGCAGCGATCCGGAGTTCCAGCGCCGTTGGGCCGAGCGCATGAAGGGGCAGACGGTCGGCGAGGGAGATGACGCTGACGCGCGTTACCGGCAGATCGATGAACTCAAGTACGCTCTGCGCTCGATCTATCTCTTCGCTCCATGGGTGCGTCGAATCTTCATCGTCACGGACTCGCGCCGACCGGAGTGGCTGGCCGAGCATCCGAGCGTCACGATCGTGCGCAGCGAGGAGTTCTTCTCGAATCCGGATGCGTTGCCCACCCACAACTCGCAGGCCGTCGAGAGCCAGCTTCAGCACATTCCGGGACTCAGCGAACACTTCATCTATTCCAATGACGACATGTTCTTCGGTCGGCCGGTGCAACCGGGAATGTTCTTCTCCTCCGGTGGGGTGACGAAGTTCATTGAGGCGGGCATCCGCATCGGTATGGGGGAGAGCGACCCGACGCGCAGCGGCTTCGAGAACTCAGCGCGAGTCAATCGTCGACTGCTGCGCGAGCGCTTCGGCACGGTGATCACCCGACACCTCGAGCATGCGGCGACACCGCTGCGCAAGAGCGTGCTGCTTCAGATGGAGCAGGAATTCCCGGACGAATTCGCTCGCACTCAGGCGAGCACCTTTCGCGCCTCCGACAACATCTCGGTCACCAATTCGCTGTACCACTACTACGCGCTCATGACCGGGCGGGCGGTGCATCAGCAGGCCGCGCGGGTCGGCTACGTCGACACCACGTCCAGGGCGGGTCTGGCCGCGCTGCCGGGCATGCTCAAGCGACGCGCCACCGACTTCTTCTGTCTCAACGACGGCAGTTTTCCCGAGGTGCCCGCGGCCGAACGTGCCGAGCTGGTACAGGGCTTTCTGTCTCGCTACTTTGCGATTCCGGCGCCGTGGGAGAACGTACTCGCTGAGAACGCCGGCGACTGA